In Cryptomeria japonica chromosome 5, Sugi_1.0, whole genome shotgun sequence, the genomic window aatattattgacaaaactaataagaacaacaattcaattatttgaaatcatgcaaaactaaaaaattcacttacttctatgtataaaatagtgatagaagtgcagacacagttgcagtgaggtcttcaatgacctcaaaaacttcttttgaggccgttgaagctcttgggcaaataaaactatgtctaagtaccctgTACGTGCTATATTAATAACTGTGCGCAACCTGTTAGtcaataaaatgttggcaagcccaacaatattttttttccACCATGTACTAATAATTAGCACGTATgtactcctacgccttaaaaatgttatggcagggtatcgaactaataggctcagtacctcgtatgtgcttacaagtaataagtaacACGTATGTtctcctatgccttaaaaatgttatggcatagcagcaaactaataggctcagtacctcaTACGCGTTTACAAGTAATAAGTAGAGTGCATGCGCTCTTATGCCTTAAAAATATTATGGCAAGGCAATGAACTAATAGGATCAGTACCTCATAcgtgctatttgtagtaaagaaaatgtgaaggaaaagggagagagggagagagggagagagactgagagagagggagggagggagagagagggagatggagaggggagagagaaggggggagggaggaggaggagaggggagggagggacaaagcgagggagagaagaaggggtatggaggaaggggagagagggagaggaagagagggagagagagagagagagagagagagagagagagagagagagagagagagagagagagagagagagagagagaggagggggggggagggagagagagaggaggggtatGGAgtaagagagaaggggagagaattaAGTCTCTacttttcacttaagtctctctctctctcccccattctttatctctgaattatattcctctcatcctctatctctctatctcactctccccttctctcaggtccatctctctctcattctcttcctctctcctcccccctccctttctccctttctccctttctcattacctctctttctcactctctccctatctccctctcttcatacctctctctctctagtctcttgtactctcattcCATCCCTTCTTCCTTCTCACTTagactctctatctctcaccctctctctccttccatccctccacctcttaggtctctctttctctcctaatCCCTCTATCTaactcttagatctctctatatctcccccctcctctctgtctgtctgtctatctgtctgtctctctgagtccccttctctgtgtttctctctatctctatctctccctctatttccctctctctctccccctccctttccctctctccatctctctttctctcatttatctcttatcTCTCCCTCTTAGTTTCTATCTATCTATATCACTCTCCTCCTTtgttaggtgtatctctctcccattccatccctctcctcctcctctctccctctttagggtcatatggtattcttgggtgtcatattgtatcctagggatccatgcatgtgtcctaaggggttataggacaccatatgactccttaggacaccatatgacccataagaacACATAAGAAGTCATACaaagtcctaaggggtcagaggacaccatatgacaccttagcacaccatatgacccataatgacaccaaatggtgtcctaaggggtcatagaacattatatgaccttttaggacaccatacaacccataatgacaccatatggagtcctaaggggtcgtaggacaccatatgatccctaatgacactatatggtgttctaaggggtcataaggtgtcctatgggtcataagacaccataagacacataataacaccatatgatgtcctaaggggtcataggacaccatatgacccttacaacagaatatgacccctaacgacatctaaggtgtcatagggtgtcctaaggggtcataagacactatatgatcccttagcacaccataagacctataacgacaccaaatagtgtcctaaggggtcgtagaacaccatatgaccctttaggacaccatatagtgtcgttatgggtcgtatggtgtcctaaggagtcatatggcatcctatgaccccttaggacaccatatggtgtcattatgggtcatatggtgtattaaggggttatttggtgtcctaaggggtcatatgacaacaTATtatctcttaggaaacaatatgacctctaatgacacctaaggggtcatatggtgggcttaTAAAATGATATagtatttaaagttatgaatataatatcatacaatagaacaacggtagtttagttttgatatagctaagttagaccattgtcagcataagagacaCTCCAGGCAAACAAACAATGAGCCTtctctaaaaagcaagtgtaagagcttgacctaaccctaagagtactgcctttctaaaacatatgatgctcttaaatttgcaaggctataggactgatcttgattatgactataggaattacacacttgatttatttcatgggtatgtacccttccaggccttttgacaagtgatgatcatcatatactaccactgccatgcttacaacaaacttcaatttctttagatgacagACATTATGTAACagcatgggaactcttgcatacccaccattATCATTCTAtgtgacatcatttgtgttactcttccactttctcttcctaccggttgtttccttaTGAAAAACACATTGCAGGTAGTCTAattcatcattttgctttgttgacactattttccacatcttctctactcattaaaaacacattcgagaagaatattgctacaggtttccttgtttgtcatggtaatgcacccgtagttcaatttcagacccttcttcctcctattcaatacacacacacaaatccactagagcatacatgataaaaatcaaagaggaagttgcagacaagaaataatttcacttacttctatagaagtgcagacacggttgtagtggggtatggagggagggagggagagaagaagagagagggggatggggtatggaggaagggaggaagggagaaggggagggagagagagagagggagagagagagagggggagacaatacacttatatgtgtgtatatatacttaatatattatatattatatacatatatataaatattatatattatatgtatatacacatattatatatacaatatcatattatacacactcccaaaatttaaacaaatgtaGCCTGTACACgctgtttatagttaagatagagtgtgcacacttcttacaccataagtaccccatacatgctttttataccataagtaccctgtaTGCGTTTTTGAccgtttaggcttggaaataggcctggatgacaaagctatggtttggaagtttgatttccctccatttccctcctttttgacatgttttattttatcaacttggtttttcgactttgtcatcatcaggtttacacttcatcaagtaggtatttctaaaattgtcaccatattttcacccattttctaagctttctaaccatataatttaaaaaaaaattgaacaacaataacatattattattgaatttattttaccagtgtctccatagttctcacagacataggtgcaccatttttttattaaattttgatatacttatccaaatttaaaaaactttatatattattgtagtgcacttgattatttacaatttttttaaaaaattgtattttcgatttgtttagtgcaacttatgctttgcgcacgaacatgtacctaattttcaggatgtgcttgattggaaaaatcattaaaaaaaatactcaacaaacaattacaaaaaaatacacatcgtctagtgctcactcttagctatctttctgccaaaggatttgtcaaaataccaaatctaactatgactttttgatGCATGTGTCAGAcactgttatgtttttcagaaaaaatcagggtatGTTTTTCGTgagcgaaggatttgacccccttaatcttatccaatttttttttttttttaaaaagaaaagaaaaagaaaaaaagtatgcacttatacccccctttttgaccaccatctttgtaaACTTACCcaaaataagtctattattggaagagcacgattatttgctaagttatttaggaaaagggaaatgaaacctgttttggagttgttgggtattgataataagaaaagtcctcctgatacattagtaaaagaaactataattgaaaatttacaagaagcattgaattttATTGACAACACAAgttgaggtgttgatttaagtgttgcacgtagagGTTTGAttactatgattactagtaagaaatTGACTCATAGAAatcaagttaatgcaatttctcaattaatgcatgtatctagaagaactatttaaagatacattaggaagagaaatatgttggatgaaaacattgaaaagaattggctaaatatctatagggttcctagaaaagataGAATTTATGAGGATGTAAAAAGataggtcattgattattggaccaaccaatctcgtgtttcttccaatagaagggacactatacatatgatagatgaagatggtaagaatattacacatccaaaatatttcttagatacaacacatagtgaattgtttgaagcattcaagcaagaattttcaaatgtaaagatttgccaaaggatgtttgagagattgcatCCTTTCTTTGTacacataaataaggtacgtgaaacttgttgttgttgaaaacatgttgaatttcatctacacttgcaatcatataagaagttcatgacaaaaattaatccaaatctagtcattcctacaagtacaccacaatttgtgaagtctatttttatgtgataaattagaagattcagaCGAGTTCAAAATataatgtataaaaggtgaatgcaatgattgtggagttttgagtaagtttgtgttgcaaactgagaatattgatattcatgcgctagttatatggaagagatttgaatatgagacataccaaactaagtcaggaactaaatccaaaaaaattatgttgaaagagagtgaattgtcCTACATTCAGTTTTTATATAGATTtcataatatgatatatccacatatccaacattatcATGGTGTTAGATGGCAGACTAAACAGTTtcgtgattcaaagaattgttttccagCAGTTGTATTCTTTCGATTgtagatttctctgagaactatacatttagtcctcacacagaaATTCAAAGTTAATATTATCATTCCAATCAAGTTGCAACATTTGTACAGGtttgctatagacatgcacaatttcaggtggatagagagtactgaaaaatgaacgcattatcatcaaggaggttcatttctatatcaatgctgatacatgtcatgataggagctatgtagcacattgttttggaatgttttttgaagatatttaAGATCGTGGGATAGAATggacacaacattggatttggttagATGGATGTGCTGATAAGTGTTAGATTTGAAACTGATAAtaagttgatttttttcttatatatgatttgattgtataatacatcaaaagtttaaatatatatatgttattcatgtcaaggtaatttaagtctgcaaaagcttttaattggttatccctacaacatgtTCGACATAGCATAAAgttttttgtggaacttctttgagagtggacatggaaaaggagagcatgatggagcaagagcacgtgtgaagcgtgcacttcaccaacatgaacttgcaggtaaattctcttcatatttgtgtacaCTTTTAATTCTCTGCATAGATTAATttaaatatacatatgcatgtacatgggttgtccaattttctaaagagagAGCTTTTGTACAGGTAGCACCAtacgtaattctaatgatattgttgaatggtgcaaaaatcattttgttggtcatgatacaacttacaacaagcgttatttttgggaagttaaaggtatatatatatatatatatatatatatatatatatatatatatatatatatatatatatatatatatatatatatatatatatatatatatatatatatatatacaacttaaaggTATATCATATGTGTGGAATGAACTAAAATGGACTGAATAATttgtattatcagatattgatcAATCAAATTCTTATAATTGTCactcaattaatggtattagaagttttcatcaagtcatgactacaaGATTTAGCAAGCCTCATGTTATtcttggaagaggaaaatcatgtttttgtgttgattgcattgcgaacaacACATATACTCATTGTCAGAATATTGCtgatggatatgttttgcaatgggaaatgaaagaatttcacacaatgcctccttacgaagatagtgacattattgatattcatgatcctctatattcaccTGATTATGCACATGTTTATGATTTAGTTGTTATAGGTgcgtgcatgcatattttgtaaattataaatgTACATgtacattttttttaattcttatttaatttaatattgttcaaaatttaatttagaaatgtttaatgaactaatattgcttgaaatatatatacatgtggtcTATTTTCATAGGTGATATTTTGCAGTAATTGTTGATCCTGACAATACTaaaagtgtagattattatctactgagatgcacacaaccaaaatgcaagttattggaattagtcaatgatgatgatgggcaacaatatcccactggttcagttgttgttgaaggcacctattatcaagaaataaagatagatacaaatggtgtaacattcaatGATTATATGCCTtgccaaaaagttctacactacagtcacttagtaatagcaACAAGATTGCaattggagacattgccaaaaagaggatgtgacaaccaaaagtggaggtttccTATTGAATATCATTCTACTTATGGTGTCATTATGCCACATGGATCCTTCTTCACCACCTTATATTTCTTGTCCAAATTCATGTGATCGTATGTGTTCCTCCTTAGCCATTCCATACACTCCTATGACCTCTTCCACATATATGTATCCAAAACTCTTTCTCGTAGCACATATATACTCCCCTCTTATCTATGTTAAAAAAACACAAACTCGTGTCACCATCTATTCACCTTTAATGGTCTCTCTAGTTGATCTCCTTTCTACTCTATTGACAAATATCATACACTTATCTATATGGTAACTACATTCCTCATTAATCTTGTAGCCTCTTCACTCACCATACAAACACCTCTATCATGCTTATTTGTTACACATACAATTACAACATTATCACTCCCTTATCATGACTTTTTTTTTGCCGCAATACAACCTCCTTGTCATTGCAAGCTTATCCACTTCATTGTTCTCTCACATGTTTTTTTCTAGAAGTGCTCATTTCTTCTTGGAAAAACCTCTAGTCATTGTGAGTAGCATCTCTTTCTACTATGACTATCTACAAGATCTAGTATGAGAATAAAAAAAGGATCTTactaagttcctcaaatgttcatTAACGTGCATGGCTATAATGATAACTACTCGTAACTCACTTGAGAACCTAATGTAAACGTATATGGAAGAAAATTAGGGTTCTATATTTTTGCTTGTCAACTTTGTTATCCAAGTTTTGTTGTTgtgccaaaagatcaacctatcaacgCTCGATACAAATACCAGAAATAAACAAACCACTAGATGCAATTAAGTCATGTTGAAAATTATTGAGGGCAATGTTGAACAACCAATTAGGGGACGTAGAGTGCACACCTTCCAACAATCATCCCTAGTGTGACTGAGGGATTCAAACTTGTGACTTGATATTTGATACTATTTGTTAGCCAAGGTTTGTTGTTGagccaaaagattgacctattaatgcccaatacaaacaCCAAAGATAAACAAActacaagaggtggttaagccatgtcatgaaTCCTCGAGGGTGGCATTGAACAACCAAGGGAAAAAAGGGTGCAAACCTTCCAACAAACTTAAAGTAATAACCTCTGATAACATACCCTTCAAGAATACCACCCAACTTGTAGCAGCTACCTACCAGCTCTTGCTCATATGCAACAAAAGATATGCATCTTGCATGCACCTAAACTCACCAAATAAAACAACACATTTTATTAACTAAATATTATCTTTATATGGAAGGACTTGTACTTACCCTATTCACTCTCTTTCATGGTGTATGAATACACACTCAACTCCTCATTTATACATGGACTCCTAGGCACTCTCTCCCTAATAACCGTACTATTCACATGAAAATACATATCATGTTTCTCACCTAAAAATTCTCTTCTCTTGCTACTCACACATAAACTTTGCTCCTATTGTCATGCTTCCCAATTAGTCTAATGTGTAGTCTTCACCCTTTTTTGCCACACTTCCTAATCAATCTCACATGTGATATTAACCCTTTATTCACCATGTTGGCCAATCAATTGTACTTGTGGTATTCACCTTCATTGGATTTCTCATAACCTCTCCTATTGGCACCTTTTCTCAAATCCTTATAGGAACTTTCTTCTCGCCCAACCTCCATGACATACAACTTTCTACTGTATCACTAAACTTCGTAAATTCTTATCAAGCCACATTTCTTACCCAAATACCTTCCTACGCTCTTCCAAATTCTTAGTCATTTATATCTCTTTGTGTTTTCCAATTTTTCTTATTGATTGCTACTTCCCCCTTGATTCATGTTGAACTCTCTTGCATGCCCAAATTGTCAACCCCCTCACCTTAAAGGAATGTCTATCTAGCCCCTAGAATGCACCAAACATTTATTATAATGTATTTTTAATGTATAAAAGATAATGATATCTTAATGCATTTTAAAAGCTAGATAGTTCTTTCCTAAATACCACCTTAGCTCCTAGATATGTTCTTTGATCATTAGCAAATCGTAGTTCAATATTAAAGCATATGATAAATTATTGATATTTGCATCTTTAGCAAATCGTAGTTTAATATTTGTTGCAAGCTGGATCATAATTTCATATTGTTTTGTGCCCGATTCTCAGAAAGGCCTTTATGTTGAGAATCCAGCCGATATTGAGATCTACGCTGCGAATCCTTCACGTTCTATTGTTTGCACTCAATAATCGAGACTCCAACTCCCAATTGGGCAATGAAATTGTTTCTATAATCCATTTCACTTTCCCATGTCGGGGGATTTCCGATTATCAGGGAAAGATAAAATACAACTTCTGTCGCCCCATCCGACATTTGCAATTCTCAGCATCTTGCAAACCTTACACTGTACACCTGTGTTATGCCGAAGATCTGGTCGCATCTAAAACGCCAAAGTGCAACTAACAGGTATTATATTGTTTAAGACGTTTTTCAATGGAAAAATCATATCGTCAGAGATTCACTATTGATCCAACTTTGCCTGTACTATAAATCTTTCTTGGGCAGTTTCAGCAGCCGATATAGTTTTTCAAAGTTTAAGCTTTTTGGGTGATAATCATGGGCATGAAGAATAGACCCCATGTTGTAATGCTGGCCTTTCCTGCTGTGGGTCACGTTAAGCCCATGATGCAGTTTTCCAAAATTTTGTCTGCCAGGGGCTTCTATATCACTTTTATCAATACTGAATATATGCAAGAGAAAATGTTGAAATCTGGATCGATCCAATCCATGAGTGATATCAGCTTCGAAACTATTCCAGATGGGCTGCCTCCCCAGCACAGACGAACCAGCCAAATTGACCAGCTTTGTAAATCCATTACAGATAATTGTCCAGTGCATTTTGAAAAGCTGATAGATAAGTTGAAGAGCACAGCAGAAGTCCCTCCTTTGAGCTGCATTATTTATAATGGGCTCATGAGTTGGGCTCAAAAATCAGCCAAGAGATTGGGAATTCCTGGAGTGTACTTTTGGACAGCCAGTGCTTGCGGCTTCAATATTTACTTCTCTGTGCCTCTTCTCAGGGAGAAGGGATACATTCCTCTCTAAGGTATGCCTGCTTTTGATTgaaacctaaaaataattttaatcaGTAATGATAAGATAATTATTGATCATCATAGATTTAATCTATTGATATTTATATACAATCGTACAGTTTATCTTCCAATACTTTAATATTTATATACAATCATACAGTAGATCTTGAGGTGGGTCTCTTTTGTAGATTTGTTATAAGCGTAAAGATGAAACACCATCATCTTTGATTTTGCTTTTAATAGATTAAAAAACAAAAGATAATGTGATCTATGGTCTGCAGATAAGAGTTATCTGACAAATGGATATCTGGAAGAAGAAGAGATATGTTTCATTCCTGGGATGCCCTCCCTGCATATGATAGATGTGCCTAGTTTCTACCATGATGATAACAACTACTTGTCTGAATTTTTAGAAACCCAATGCCAGGCTGCTCTCTTAGCTGATTTCATGGTAATTAATACATTTGATGAGCTAGAGGGGCCAATAATAGAGACACTACAAGCCAGGCTTCCTGTGTACAGCATAGGTCCTCTGTTACTTTGTGCAGCAGAAGAAATGAATGGATTATCCAATATGATTTCTGCCACTATATTTACTGAAGAAACAAGCTGTGTGAAATGGCTGGATGATCAGGATGCCCATTCTGTTCTTTATGTAAGCTTTGGAAGCATAACAGTGATCTCTGAAAGAGAGCTCGTGGAGTTTGCATGGGGTTTAGAGGCAAGCAAGCAGCCCTTTCTGTGGGCTATTCGTCCAGACCTCATTCATGGAGCTTCTACTGTGCTACCTGTGGAGTTTGTAGACAAAGTGAAGGGAAGAGGTTTTTTTGTGAGTTGGGCGCCTCAAATAAAAGTGCTCTCCCATCCTTCTGTGAGTGGTTTTTTAACTCACAGTGGATGGAACTCCACGATAGAAAGCATTTGTGCAGGTGTGCCCATGATTTCATGGCCCTTCTATGCAGAGCAACATATTAATAGGACTTATGTGAGTCAGGTTTGGAAAATTGGGATTTCAATGAATGCTGATGTGGGAAGAGGAGAGGTGGAAGAAAGGGTGAGAAGATTGATGAAAGGGAAGGAAGGGGAAGAAATGAGGAGGAGGGCTGGTGAGTTGAGAGATGCTTCCATTAAGGCATTCAAGAAAGGAGGATCTTCTTACAGTAATTTGGAGAAGATTTTAGCGGAGATAGAAGgtacactcttccctctcccagcgTAGACTGGTAAGTCACAAGTTCAACAAAATCTTGAAGGATCGGaagagagcattttgattttatttatgtcTTGTGTACTATAATAAACCTCCAAAAAGTACTTCCTATGTTTCTTTGCAGTAGACCATCTCATTATGGGGTTGTATGGTCTCTCTCGTCATCTTTTATACGTAAAGAGAAAAATTGGATTTGTGATAGATCTATTTCATGATTTGATGGCTATCATTGAGTCCTCTATTTTAGATCTTTGATTGTATCTTTTGCTTTCTTTTGGAGAGAATTTTCTTTCTAATGGACCTAGGACTCATATTAAATCTtcattttgcatcattgcataataaTTTCATCTCTCTAAGCTATACTTTATTTAGTGCGAATAAGGTTATTTATCTAATTAGTCATTAGTGGAGATCTATTCACATGTTAACTTAGGTCTTATGTGGCATTCTAGAAATTAGTTATAATAGGGTATGTTCAACTCATTTGCTTTTAGTTTCTTAggtatttcatatttttattatgCATTTAATGCTTGTGTCATGTTATTTGTTCATACTACATCACAcgttgcctttataagcaaggcatCTCATTATATATTTCATATTCAACCATTATTCAATATTGCATTGTTCAAGCAAGATATTCTTGTCATTCCTTCTTGTGGAAATTATTTTGGTCATGCAAGGATTCTGGAGTTATTGAGGAGTCAATCTACTCCTTACATATTTGATAGATCCTATAAAAAAATGTGAACAAATAATCTTGTAAGAAGTAAATACTCTATATTTGAATAGTTACAATTTTTGGCACACTTAATTTTGGTTCATTATTTGTGTAATTGCATAGGAGGACCTCTAATATCCAACTTGAACAACATTCTTCTATAGGTCTTTCTTCATTAGGTAATATTGTTGgattcacattttaagtttcatggACAAATTCTAATTTTTCAAATTGTCATTATTTTTTGTATTGATATAGTTAGTAAACCAGATTACAAACAAGTATGTAACTACTTTAGCAGTTCATTATAACTGTACAAAATAGGAGCAACTTCTTACTTAGTAACAGTATAAAAAATGTGAGTATGTGATTTGGTAGTACCCGCTATACGTCAGTCTAATTACAATAAtgacaaaagaaacaaaaaacttGTCCATGGTGTATCCTTGGATTACATCTAGGTGATACATCTTGTAGGTCCTTCCATTCAGAAAAGCCTGCGATCATCCAACATCCTGACAGTTTGGATCATCTATTGTCTATCTGGTGGCCATTGCCTCTAATTTCTTCCATAAGAGCGTCGAGGGCATTCACAAAAGGAGTTCTCTTAGCATTGGTTCTCCCGCAAGTGTATCCATGGGATAGCTCGAAAATGAATACCATGTCATGTCCATTTGAAAGGAACCACCAGAACTTCTCTTTGTTAAGCCTGAACACCATAGTGACCTGCGAGAAGATAGAGTGGAGGGTGAGACTtcaaaaagactcagtaagggccctgaCTTGCCCTTGAAATTTTCCTAAGTTCCTAATTTTCCATATATACCAAAGGATATCACTAGAAAGTAAATTCCAGAACACATTAGTAtctttcttaagtcctttaatgacCCCTGTAACAACATCAAGAATATTACAATGCACATGAAGAGTAAATCCAAACATAAGCCAAATTTCCTTAGCAACAATGTAGTCGAAAAATATACGTCTACTAGTTTCCCTAATTTTACAAATAGAACACAGGTCCTCATTAGTAGAGTTCGACTTGGTAGGGATCTTGTTGAGAAGTAGCAGCCATCTAAAGGTTTTCTTCCTCAGAGCCAATGGAGACCCCCAAAGAGATTTAAAGATATGACCCCATTGAGCTCTCGACATGTCAAAACACCAAATTGAATTGAGATGGTTGAGGATGCTACAATCAGAGGAGAGGGTTTTATAAATAGCAAGAGGTTTAAGGTTCCCAATCGGGCTTCCATTGGACCAAGTGAAGGAGAGAGGGTTGTTATCATCACAAGCAATGGGAGGCTGAAGGAAATTACAAGCATTGCATAAGATACATTATAAGTCCTTTTATTAGAAGGAGGCAGATTAAATTTAGCAAAGAGCTCTTCCCAAGGGA contains:
- the LOC131876160 gene encoding UDP-glycosyltransferase 85A5-like, with translation MGMKNRPHVVMLAFPAVGHVKPMMQFSKILSARGFYITFINTEYMQEKMLKSGSIQSMSDISFETIPDGLPPQHRRTSQIDQLCKSITDNCPVHFEKLIDKLKSTAEVPPLSCIIYNGLMSWAQKSAKRLGIPGVYFWTASACGFNIYFSVPLLREKGYIPL
- the LOC131049204 gene encoding 7-deoxyloganetin glucosyltransferase, translating into MPSLHMIDVPSFYHDDNNYLSEFLETQCQAALLADFMVINTFDELEGPIIETLQARLPVYSIGPLLLCAAEEMNGLSNMISATIFTEETSCVKWLDDQDAHSVLYVSFGSITVISERELVEFAWGLEASKQPFLWAIRPDLIHGASTVLPVEFVDKVKGRGFFVSWAPQIKVLSHPSVSGFLTHSGWNSTIESICAGVPMISWPFYAEQHINRTYVSQVWKIGISMNADVGRGEVEERVRRLMKGKEGEEMRRRAGELRDASIKAFKKGGSSYSNLEKILAEIEGTLFPLPA